A single Crateriforma conspicua DNA region contains:
- a CDS encoding methyl-accepting chemotaxis protein, protein MADLMDAPTETETISHEAVIDALRQENDMLRHDLKRVQENLLESVRANERNSRSLDQIRRDCQGLAEESSSIRDDTSDFSNAMSEMRRLAEETDRQLESMHQFVDVVSRISEQTNLLALNATIEAARAGEAGRGFSVVATEVKNLSQQSKEAVENIGESIAGALKKSSEVAETIRRMDERSEQIQQTVSAFTTQIGVTSDEIAAAESEIQKSNAGVFMSLAKMDHVIWKVNAYSSFFESRPMMDAVDHHHCRLGLWYDEGDGKKAFGHTSAFTRLPGPHAAVHDNVNELLNCLRTGHLSESVAKDCLSKMESASQRVFDCLDQMLHEALD, encoded by the coding sequence ATGGCCGATTTGATGGACGCACCAACTGAAACGGAAACCATCTCACACGAAGCAGTGATTGACGCCTTGCGTCAAGAAAACGACATGCTGCGTCATGATCTGAAGCGAGTCCAAGAAAACTTGCTGGAATCGGTGCGTGCCAACGAGCGGAATTCACGGTCGCTGGACCAGATTCGCCGCGACTGTCAGGGGCTGGCGGAAGAATCATCGTCGATCCGGGACGACACGTCCGACTTTTCCAACGCAATGTCCGAAATGCGTCGGTTGGCCGAAGAAACCGACCGGCAACTGGAATCGATGCATCAGTTCGTGGACGTGGTCAGCCGAATTTCGGAGCAAACGAATCTGTTGGCTCTCAACGCCACCATCGAAGCGGCCCGTGCGGGTGAAGCAGGCCGCGGTTTCAGTGTCGTGGCGACCGAGGTCAAAAACCTGTCTCAGCAGTCCAAGGAAGCCGTGGAAAACATCGGCGAATCCATTGCCGGGGCGCTGAAGAAGTCGTCGGAAGTCGCCGAGACCATCCGCCGCATGGATGAACGCAGCGAACAAATCCAACAAACGGTTTCCGCGTTCACCACGCAAATCGGTGTCACATCCGATGAAATCGCAGCCGCCGAATCCGAGATCCAGAAATCCAACGCCGGCGTTTTCATGAGCCTGGCGAAGATGGATCACGTGATCTGGAAAGTGAACGCGTACTCCAGCTTCTTTGAATCGCGGCCGATGATGGACGCGGTCGATCATCACCATTGCCGACTGGGCCTTTGGTACGACGAAGGCGACGGCAAGAAGGCGTTCGGACACACCAGCGCGTTCACCCGATTGCCCGGACCACACGCCGCCGTTCATGACAACGTCAACGAACTGTTGAACTGTCTGCGAACCGGACATCTGAGCGAATCGGTAGCCAAGGACTGCTTGTCCAAGATGGAAAGCGCCAGCCAACGCGTGTTCGATTGCCTGGATCAAATGCTGCACGAAGCACTCGACTGA